The Symphalangus syndactylus isolate Jambi chromosome 8, NHGRI_mSymSyn1-v2.1_pri, whole genome shotgun sequence genome includes a window with the following:
- the CFLAR gene encoding CASP8 and FADD-like apoptosis regulator isoform X4 yields MSAEVIHQVEEALDTDEKEMLLFLCRDVAIDVVPPNVRDLLDILRERGKLSVGDLAELLYRVRRFDLLKRILKMDRKAVETYLLRNPHLVSDYRVLMAEIGEDLDKSDVSSLIFLMKDYMGRGKISKEKSFLDLVVELEKLNLVAPDQLDLLEKCLKNIHRIDLKTKIQKYKQSGGWNGTRMTKASFSLWLEITSLYILHIPDVPTPLPCIFMISAKCCQAVLNISVFKKESGICTGWQSYGHSGVLHVC; encoded by the exons ATGTCTGCTGAGGTCATTCATCAGGTTGAAGAAGCACTTGACACAGATGAGAAGGAGATGCTGCTCTTTTTGTGCCGGGATGTTGCTATAGATGTAGTTCCACCTAATGTCAGGGACCTTCTGGATATTTTACGTGAAAGAGGTAAGCTGTCTGTCGGGGACTTGGCTGAACTGCTCTACAGAGTGAGGCGATTTGACCTGCTCAAACGTATCTTGAAGATGGACAGAAAAGCTGTGGAGACCTACCTGCTCAGGAACCCTCACCTTGTTTCGGACTATAG AGTGCTGATGGCAGAGATCGGTGAGGATTTGGATAAATCTGATGTGTCCTCATTAATtttcctcatgaaggattacatGGGCCGAGGCAAGATAAGCAAAGAGAAg AGTTTCTTGGACCTTGTGGTCGAGTTGGAGAAACTAAATCTGGTTGCCCCAGATCAACTGGATTTATTAGAAAAATGCCTAAAGAACATCCACAGAATAGACCTGAAGACAAAAATCCAGAAGTACAAGCAGTCTG GTGGATGGAATGGAACCCGGATGACCAAAGCCTCCTTTAGCTTGTGGCTAGAAATCACGTCCCTTTATATTCTTCATATCCCAGATGTGCCAACTCCATTGCCCTGTATATTCATGATCTCTGCAAAATGCTGCCAAGCAGTTCTTAACATTTCAGTCTTCAAGAAAGAATCTGGGATCTGCACAGGCTGGCAGAGCTATGGACATTCAGGGGTTTTGCATGTATGCTGA